The Dehalococcoidia bacterium genome includes a window with the following:
- a CDS encoding zinc ribbon domain-containing protein, translating to MPMYEYACQSGGHRFEVKQRFTDAPLSACIECGAPVRRVIFPAGIVFKGSGFYKTDYANGSRSDGASSDSAASDSTSESKSETAASAA from the coding sequence GTGCCGATGTACGAATATGCCTGTCAATCGGGCGGGCATCGCTTTGAAGTGAAGCAGCGCTTCACCGACGCGCCCCTCAGCGCCTGCATCGAGTGCGGCGCGCCAGTCCGGCGGGTCATCTTCCCCGCAGGCATTGTCTTCAAGGGGAGCGGGTTCTACAAGACCGACTACGCTAACGGCAGCCGGAGCGACGGCGCCAGCAGCGACAGCGCCGCCAGCGACTCGACGTCGGAGAGCAAGTCGGAGACGGCCGCATCCGCCGCCTGA
- a CDS encoding FtsW/RodA/SpoVE family cell cycle protein, which produces MTLSWRGREIALLLTGGAVGLCGAALASAARNGEVLPAAMVPVLAYLGAAIAVHSALSIAGTRGDQLLLPIVVTLSSIGLVFISRLDAGFGMRQTIWLVLGLAVAAATFFLTRRLSVLRQFKYSIATLGLILVGLTFLFGQDLNGSGARLWLGAGGIYFQPSELLKVLLVIFLAAYLDEHATILARGSYRLGPLPLPPIPYLIPLLVMWGLAVGLLVIQRDLGAALLFFGIFVAMLYVASGRLLYLAFAGAAFATAVWVAYHTVPVFQSRVVAWLDPWGQPSGVGMQSIQALIALASGGVFGTGVGLGRPGYVPAVHTDFILVAIGEEAGLAFTLGLLALYAVFIGRGFRIALQSRTTFAALLAAGLVTVIGIQTVVIVGGVLRLLPLTGVTLPFVSYGGSSILTNSVLLGLLLRLAADTERER; this is translated from the coding sequence ATGACTCTCAGTTGGCGCGGCCGCGAGATCGCGCTGCTCCTCACGGGCGGAGCGGTGGGGCTCTGCGGCGCCGCGCTTGCCAGCGCTGCGCGCAATGGGGAAGTGCTCCCTGCCGCCATGGTCCCGGTGCTTGCCTATCTCGGCGCGGCAATCGCGGTGCATAGCGCGCTTTCGATCGCGGGAACGCGCGGCGACCAGCTCCTGCTCCCGATCGTCGTGACGCTGAGCAGTATCGGCCTTGTCTTCATCTCTCGGCTCGACGCGGGATTTGGCATGCGCCAGACGATCTGGCTTGTGCTCGGCCTCGCTGTCGCCGCAGCGACCTTCTTTCTGACGCGCCGCCTTTCCGTGCTCCGCCAGTTCAAATACAGCATCGCCACTCTCGGGCTGATCCTGGTCGGGCTGACGTTCCTCTTTGGGCAGGACCTGAACGGCTCGGGAGCGCGGCTCTGGCTCGGCGCAGGGGGAATCTACTTCCAGCCGTCGGAGCTGCTCAAAGTCCTGCTCGTTATCTTCCTTGCCGCGTATCTCGATGAGCACGCCACGATCCTTGCGCGCGGCTCCTATCGGCTCGGCCCGCTGCCCTTGCCGCCTATTCCCTATCTCATCCCGCTGCTGGTGATGTGGGGGCTTGCCGTCGGGCTGCTGGTCATCCAGCGCGACTTGGGCGCAGCGCTGCTGTTCTTTGGTATCTTCGTCGCCATGCTCTATGTAGCGAGCGGCCGGCTGCTCTACCTCGCGTTCGCGGGAGCGGCCTTCGCGACAGCGGTGTGGGTCGCGTATCACACTGTGCCGGTCTTCCAAAGCCGGGTTGTGGCGTGGCTAGACCCCTGGGGGCAACCGAGCGGGGTCGGGATGCAGTCGATCCAAGCGCTGATTGCGCTTGCTTCGGGCGGGGTCTTCGGAACGGGGGTCGGGCTCGGCCGGCCGGGCTATGTGCCTGCCGTGCATACCGACTTCATCCTCGTCGCCATCGGCGAGGAGGCGGGGCTCGCTTTCACGCTCGGGCTGCTGGCGCTCTACGCGGTGTTCATCGGCCGGGGCTTCCGAATAGCGCTGCAGTCACGCACGACCTTTGCCGCCTTGCTTGCTGCTGGCCTGGTGACGGTGATCGGCATCCAAACGGTGGTTATCGTCGGCGGGGTGTTGCGGCTGCTCCCGCTGACGGGGGTGACGCTTCCGTTCGTCTCATATGGGGGCAGCTCGATCCTGACCAACTCCGTGCTCCTCGGCCTGCTGCTCCGCCTCGCCGCCGACACGGAGCGGGAGCGATGA
- a CDS encoding glycosyltransferase family 2 protein produces the protein MTVAASVIIPNWNGRAYLPTCLGALARQTRQDFETILVDDASTDDSVRYVAEAFPWVRIIRLRRNGHFARAVNLGICAARSEVIVLLNNDTEPEPGWLEALLAALEAHPEAGMATSKLLLFDRRNVLHSAGDLLRLDGRPGNRGVWEEDRGQYDESRWVFGACGGAAAFRRAMLEEVGLFDEAFTAYCEDVDLSFRAQLAGYRCRFVPEARVYHRLSATGGGPRASYLCAKNIINVLVKNMPAELARRHWPKIVWAQARLASEALRHARQPAARAWLRGQLAALGQLPTMLAKRRRIQARRRVPIAAIEALLEAG, from the coding sequence GTGACAGTCGCAGCGTCCGTCATCATCCCGAACTGGAACGGCCGAGCCTACCTCCCGACGTGCCTCGGCGCCCTGGCGCGCCAGACACGGCAGGATTTCGAGACCATCCTCGTTGATGACGCCTCGACGGATGACAGCGTCCGCTATGTCGCGGAGGCATTTCCGTGGGTGCGGATCATCCGACTGCGCCGCAACGGCCATTTCGCGCGCGCTGTCAACCTCGGCATCTGCGCTGCGCGGTCGGAGGTGATCGTGCTGCTCAACAACGACACCGAGCCGGAGCCAGGGTGGCTGGAGGCGCTGCTGGCGGCGCTCGAGGCGCATCCTGAGGCCGGCATGGCGACGAGCAAGCTCCTCCTCTTCGACCGGCGGAATGTCCTGCACTCGGCGGGCGATCTCCTGCGGCTCGACGGCCGGCCGGGGAACCGAGGGGTATGGGAAGAAGATCGCGGTCAGTACGACGAGTCGCGCTGGGTGTTCGGCGCGTGCGGCGGCGCTGCCGCCTTCCGCCGGGCGATGCTCGAAGAGGTCGGGCTCTTCGATGAAGCGTTCACCGCGTATTGCGAAGATGTTGACCTCTCGTTCCGAGCGCAGCTGGCGGGGTATCGCTGCCGCTTTGTGCCGGAAGCGCGGGTGTATCATCGTCTCTCGGCGACCGGCGGCGGCCCCCGGGCGAGCTACCTCTGCGCCAAAAACATCATCAACGTGCTTGTCAAGAACATGCCCGCCGAATTGGCGCGCCGGCACTGGCCGAAGATCGTCTGGGCGCAGGCACGGCTGGCGTCTGAGGCGCTGCGCCACGCCCGGCAGCCGGCGGCGCGCGCGTGGCTGCGCGGCCAGCTGGCGGCGCTCGGCCAGCTGCCGACGATGCTCGCCAAACGCCGCCGCATCCAGGCGCGCCGCCGCGTTCCGATCGCGGCGATCGAGGCGCTGCTGGAGGCGGGATGA
- a CDS encoding FHA domain-containing protein produces MISDVGILGLRLLFVVLLYAFLAQIVFLLWRDLQNRAGASGTSTAGAILRVVDGARSGLKRGAILPLSPETTVGRAPGSGLVLPDETVSSRHALLRRVDGRWWVEDLGSTNGTRVNGRPIRTATVVVPGDLLEFGGVRLRLERAG; encoded by the coding sequence GTGATTTCCGACGTGGGCATTCTTGGATTGCGCCTCCTTTTCGTTGTCCTGCTGTACGCCTTCTTGGCGCAAATCGTGTTCCTGCTCTGGCGCGACCTCCAGAACCGCGCCGGCGCATCCGGAACGAGCACAGCCGGGGCGATCCTGCGCGTTGTCGATGGCGCGCGCAGCGGGCTGAAGCGCGGTGCGATCCTCCCCCTCTCCCCTGAGACAACCGTCGGCCGCGCACCGGGCAGCGGGCTTGTCCTGCCGGATGAGACCGTTTCCAGCCGGCATGCGCTGCTGCGCCGGGTCGATGGGCGGTGGTGGGTGGAAGATCTCGGCTCGACCAACGGGACGCGGGTAAACGGTCGACCCATCAGGACAGCGACCGTCGTCGTGCCGGGCGATCTCCTCGAGTTCGGCGGGGTCCGACTGCGATTGGAGCGTGCCGGATGA
- a CDS encoding glycosyltransferase family 4 protein yields MRVLMLSWEYPPHLVGGLGKHVSELTPALDAAGIEIHLVTPRWAGGVPEERVGTRMTVYRVDPPDVRSGDFFHDAQQTNVVLAAKGRAIVQSLGGFQLVHAHDWLVSFAAIELKHAFKLPLIATIHATEWGRNHGVLSTDLQRAIHNAEWWLVYEAWRLITCTEFMCHEVETAFGAPADKIDVIPNGIDTTPFDRLRACDLSAFRARWALPQERLVFNVGRVVWEKGVQVLVEAAPRVISSRPDVKFVIAGTGGMLDSVRARARELGLDGKMIFTGFIPDEERDKLLVVADCAAFPSLYEPFGIVALEGFAARTPVVASDVGGFSEVVRNHETGILVSPNNPDSLAWGILHTLNHPEWSQARAANAYAAAKTRFSWAAIAQQTIRTYHQVVLERAETAW; encoded by the coding sequence ATGCGCGTCTTGATGCTCTCGTGGGAATACCCGCCGCACCTTGTCGGCGGTCTCGGCAAGCACGTCTCCGAGCTGACGCCGGCGCTCGACGCCGCGGGGATCGAGATCCATCTCGTCACGCCCCGCTGGGCGGGCGGCGTCCCCGAAGAGCGCGTCGGGACGCGGATGACCGTCTACCGCGTTGATCCCCCCGACGTCCGGAGCGGCGACTTCTTTCACGACGCTCAGCAGACGAACGTTGTTCTCGCCGCCAAAGGGCGGGCCATTGTCCAATCCCTCGGCGGCTTCCAGCTCGTCCACGCCCACGACTGGCTGGTCAGCTTTGCGGCGATCGAACTCAAGCACGCGTTCAAGCTCCCGCTCATCGCCACCATTCACGCGACCGAATGGGGGCGCAACCATGGCGTTCTTTCGACCGATCTCCAGCGCGCTATCCACAACGCCGAATGGTGGCTCGTCTATGAGGCATGGCGGCTGATCACCTGCACCGAATTTATGTGCCACGAGGTCGAGACCGCGTTCGGCGCGCCGGCCGATAAGATCGATGTCATTCCGAACGGGATCGACACGACCCCTTTTGACCGGCTCCGGGCCTGCGATTTGTCGGCGTTTCGCGCACGCTGGGCGCTGCCGCAGGAGCGCTTAGTGTTCAACGTCGGCCGGGTTGTCTGGGAGAAAGGGGTGCAGGTGCTGGTCGAAGCTGCGCCTCGCGTCATCTCGAGCCGTCCCGACGTGAAATTTGTCATCGCTGGGACTGGAGGAATGCTCGACAGCGTGCGGGCACGCGCCCGCGAACTCGGGCTCGATGGAAAGATGATTTTCACCGGCTTTATTCCGGATGAGGAGCGCGACAAGCTGCTGGTCGTCGCCGACTGCGCGGCATTTCCCAGCCTGTATGAACCGTTCGGTATCGTCGCGCTTGAAGGCTTTGCGGCGAGAACGCCCGTCGTTGCTTCCGATGTCGGCGGCTTTAGCGAAGTGGTGCGCAATCATGAAACGGGGATACTCGTCTCGCCCAATAACCCCGACTCGCTGGCGTGGGGCATTCTCCACACCCTCAACCATCCCGAGTGGTCGCAGGCGCGCGCCGCCAATGCGTATGCCGCCGCAAAAACCCGCTTCTCCTGGGCAGCGATCGCTCAGCAGACCATCCGCACCTATCACCAGGTCGTGCTCGAGCGTGCCGAAACCGCCTGGTAG
- the hpt gene encoding hypoxanthine phosphoribosyltransferase: MSAGSHEPPNGYVLIGAPLIQQRVRELGKQIARDYADKCPIFIGVLRGVVVFLADLLRATDGLLCELDFMAISSYGSGSGIVRIEKDLETSIEGRHVILVEDIVDTGLTLRFILRNLEVRRPASLVVCTLLDKQAHRLVPLPIRYTGFSVGDRFVVGYGLDERQRYRNLPDLWVIDVP, from the coding sequence GTGAGCGCAGGGTCCCATGAACCGCCGAACGGCTATGTCCTCATCGGCGCGCCGCTCATCCAGCAGCGGGTGCGCGAATTAGGGAAGCAGATCGCTCGCGATTATGCCGACAAATGTCCGATCTTCATCGGCGTCCTGCGGGGGGTGGTGGTCTTTCTTGCCGATCTGTTGCGGGCGACAGATGGCCTGCTCTGCGAGCTGGATTTCATGGCGATCAGCTCATACGGCTCCGGCAGCGGGATAGTTCGGATCGAAAAGGACCTAGAGACAAGCATCGAAGGACGGCACGTCATTCTCGTTGAAGACATCGTCGATACCGGCCTGACGCTCCGCTTCATTCTTCGCAACCTTGAAGTTCGGCGCCCCGCCTCCCTCGTCGTCTGCACTCTTCTCGACAAGCAAGCGCATCGCCTCGTGCCGCTGCCGATCCGCTACACTGGCTTCTCGGTAGGGGACCGTTTCGTCGTCGGTTATGGGCTCGATGAGAGGCAGCGTTATCGCAACCTGCCCGACCTGTGGGTGATCGACGTCCCCTAG
- a CDS encoding EVE domain-containing protein: MLVSSAANFEVSRARGFDLAGMKRRHRRKAELVQAGDRVLFYLTGLQAFGGTATATGPYFESHEPIWSSKKAEEEYPFRFPIRPDVILEPAQFVKAETLLPQLEWVKKWPPAHWQLAFQGNVHQLPEHDFATIESALRAAKAAPVG; encoded by the coding sequence ATGCTTGTCTCGTCCGCTGCCAATTTCGAGGTGTCGCGCGCCCGCGGGTTCGACCTTGCCGGCATGAAACGCCGCCATCGCAGGAAGGCTGAGTTGGTGCAGGCGGGCGATCGGGTGCTGTTCTACCTGACCGGCCTTCAGGCATTCGGCGGCACTGCGACCGCCACCGGGCCCTACTTCGAAAGCCACGAGCCGATCTGGTCGAGCAAGAAAGCGGAAGAGGAATATCCGTTCCGCTTCCCAATCCGTCCTGACGTCATCCTGGAGCCTGCCCAGTTCGTCAAGGCGGAGACGCTGCTTCCTCAGCTCGAGTGGGTGAAGAAATGGCCGCCGGCGCATTGGCAGTTGGCGTTCCAAGGCAATGTCCACCAACTGCCCGAGCACGATTTTGCCACCATCGAGAGCGCGCTCCGGGCCGCCAAGGCCGCGCCGGTGGGGTAG
- the dtd gene encoding D-aminoacyl-tRNA deacylase translates to MRAVVQRVTEARVSVDGTVVGAIGRGLLILLGVAATDTPAVADAFAEKIATLRIFPNEAGKFDRSLLDIGGEALVVSQFTLFADTRRGRRPSFLGAGPPELAAPLVDRFADALRAHGIRTATGVFGAMMQVALVNDGPVTIVLNTEEAEASRSARADPSPPA, encoded by the coding sequence GTGCGGGCCGTCGTTCAGCGTGTCACCGAGGCGCGCGTCAGCGTCGATGGGACCGTTGTCGGCGCGATCGGGCGAGGACTCCTTATTCTGCTCGGGGTCGCCGCAACGGATACGCCGGCGGTCGCGGACGCTTTCGCCGAAAAGATCGCCACGCTCCGCATCTTTCCGAACGAGGCGGGCAAGTTTGACCGCTCCCTCCTGGATATCGGAGGGGAGGCGCTGGTTGTCAGCCAGTTCACGCTCTTTGCAGATACGCGGCGGGGGCGCCGCCCGAGCTTTCTCGGTGCTGGCCCCCCGGAGCTCGCCGCCCCCCTTGTTGACCGCTTCGCCGACGCCCTGCGCGCGCACGGCATCCGCACAGCAACCGGCGTCTTCGGCGCGATGATGCAGGTTGCGCTCGTCAACGACGGGCCGGTTACTATCGTCCTCAACACTGAGGAAGCGGAAGCGAGCCGCTCCGCGCGAGCCGACCCGTCTCCGCCGGCCTAA
- a CDS encoding FHA domain-containing protein, translated as MNPFAHFERLAERIFEQDLPRLLGGQLDPLELTRAIDRALDDLAADAPPPAALRLEVAEEAARALAGRTAVIETELSRYAAARIQERWPGERSGPAVRITIAPGLGKREIRAFPERLGPEPSPTAALSRPAPPPSPLRATLHHGDRVLPVERLPAALGRALDNDIVLDDRSVSRYHAQLRAADGKLVIVDLQSTNGTFVNGRRVTGAARLKDGDSVRLGRAALRVRLERRP; from the coding sequence ATGAATCCATTTGCTCACTTCGAGCGCCTCGCCGAGCGCATCTTCGAGCAAGATTTGCCGCGGCTTCTTGGAGGCCAACTCGATCCCCTCGAACTGACCCGGGCGATCGACCGCGCGCTCGATGACCTCGCCGCTGACGCGCCGCCTCCGGCCGCGCTCCGTCTCGAGGTCGCTGAAGAGGCGGCGCGGGCGCTCGCCGGGCGCACTGCTGTGATCGAAACCGAGCTCAGCCGCTATGCCGCCGCCCGCATCCAAGAGCGTTGGCCAGGCGAACGGAGCGGGCCGGCAGTCCGGATCACGATTGCGCCCGGTTTGGGCAAGCGCGAAATCCGCGCTTTTCCGGAGCGCCTCGGTCCCGAGCCGAGCCCAACCGCCGCGCTGTCACGCCCGGCTCCGCCGCCGTCCCCGCTGCGCGCGACGCTTCACCACGGCGACCGTGTTCTCCCCGTCGAGCGGCTGCCAGCCGCCCTCGGCCGCGCGCTCGACAACGACATCGTGCTCGACGACCGCTCCGTCTCCCGCTACCACGCGCAGCTGCGCGCAGCGGACGGAAAACTGGTCATTGTCGATCTCCAAAGCACGAACGGCACGTTCGTCAACGGACGGCGAGTGACGGGCGCCGCGAGGCTGAAGGATGGGGACTCGGTACGGCTCGGCCGGGCCGCCCTTCGGGTTCGCCTGGAGCGGCGTCCGTGA
- a CDS encoding queuosine precursor transporter: MRPQYSFAFVVVVALFVSSLITANIAAVKLIAVGPLVMDAGNIIFPVSYLVGDVLTEVYGYAAARRVIWLGFLCNLLAVVVFSIGRVLPAPEFWEAQAAYEAILGYTPRLLLASLLAYLVGSFANSYVLARLKVATEGRWLWTRTISSTIVGQGLDSTLFVLIAFAGTIPAEALFLTILTNWGFKSAYEALATPLTYAVVTRLKRLEGSDPFDRTTNFNPLALAR, translated from the coding sequence ATGCGCCCGCAGTACTCCTTTGCTTTCGTCGTCGTCGTCGCGCTCTTCGTCTCCAGCTTGATCACCGCGAACATCGCGGCCGTCAAGCTGATCGCCGTCGGTCCGCTCGTGATGGACGCTGGGAACATTATCTTCCCGGTAAGCTACCTCGTCGGCGATGTCCTGACCGAGGTGTACGGCTACGCGGCAGCGCGCCGGGTCATCTGGCTCGGGTTCCTCTGCAACCTGCTGGCCGTCGTTGTCTTCTCGATCGGGCGCGTCCTCCCGGCGCCGGAGTTTTGGGAAGCGCAAGCAGCGTACGAAGCGATCCTCGGCTACACGCCGCGGCTCCTCCTCGCCTCGCTGCTCGCCTACCTCGTGGGCAGCTTCGCGAACTCCTACGTCCTCGCCCGGCTGAAGGTCGCGACTGAGGGACGATGGCTCTGGACACGGACGATCTCCTCCACCATCGTCGGTCAGGGGCTCGATTCGACGCTCTTCGTCCTCATCGCTTTTGCGGGAACCATCCCGGCCGAAGCGCTCTTCCTCACCATTCTGACGAACTGGGGGTTCAAGAGCGCTTATGAAGCGCTGGCGACGCCGCTCACGTATGCGGTCGTCACGCGCCTGAAGCGGCTCGAAGGGAGCGACCCGTTCGACCGGACGACCAACTTCAATCCGCTGGCGCTCGCCCGCTAA
- a CDS encoding 4a-hydroxytetrahydrobiopterin dehydratase, translated as MTALTELRCVACRPDSPPVTPEQIAALLPQIPGWTIVERDGIPRLERVFRFRRYADAVRFTNAVAALAEEEGHHPTLLLEARSVTVSWWTHAIRNLHLNDFIAAAKTDRCFERLASG; from the coding sequence ATGACTGCGTTGACCGAACTCCGTTGCGTGGCCTGCCGCCCCGACTCGCCGCCCGTAACGCCGGAGCAGATCGCCGCGCTCCTGCCGCAGATCCCCGGCTGGACGATCGTTGAGCGCGACGGGATCCCGCGCCTTGAGCGCGTCTTCCGCTTCCGCCGCTACGCCGACGCCGTTCGATTTACCAACGCGGTGGCCGCCCTTGCCGAGGAAGAAGGCCACCATCCCACCCTCCTCCTCGAGGCGCGGTCGGTCACAGTCAGCTGGTGGACCCACGCCATCCGCAATCTCCATCTCAATGACTTCATTGCTGCCGCGAAGACCGACCGCTGCTTCGAACGCCTCGCCAGCGGATGA
- a CDS encoding GNAT family N-acetyltransferase, producing the protein MMSDRILPLEPADVALLRIPWLSNYDTTSLARQLAASDAPSFWIPATGEYVVGGWWRGRREIGSVLELAARGANSQQLVERLVAAFVERGVQAVVPSISEVWRDGRWYRSHGFSELDRIVTMVLAPLRVPEPSPAPLELRPYQPRYLDALIAVDRASFPWLWWNDPHDFERYEALPEVTVLTGWVGEELVSYASSTVRGARGHLDRLAVRRADQGRGFGRAMLLGALADLAARGAREVALTTQVTNRVAQALYRSVGFRQTDEVETILGRWTNRPSIERSPITAQPG; encoded by the coding sequence ATGATGAGCGACCGCATCCTGCCGCTTGAACCGGCTGATGTCGCGCTTCTGCGGATCCCGTGGCTGTCGAACTACGACACCACCTCCTTGGCGCGGCAGCTCGCCGCGAGCGATGCGCCATCGTTCTGGATCCCCGCCACCGGCGAGTATGTGGTCGGAGGATGGTGGCGCGGACGCCGCGAGATCGGGTCGGTCCTCGAATTGGCGGCGCGAGGCGCGAACAGCCAGCAGCTGGTGGAACGCCTCGTAGCAGCATTCGTCGAGCGGGGCGTCCAAGCCGTTGTCCCGTCCATCAGTGAAGTGTGGCGGGATGGCCGCTGGTACCGGAGCCACGGGTTCAGCGAGCTCGACCGGATTGTGACCATGGTGCTCGCGCCGCTGCGCGTGCCCGAGCCGTCTCCCGCTCCGCTCGAACTGCGGCCGTACCAGCCCCGCTATCTCGATGCCCTGATTGCGGTCGACCGCGCCAGCTTCCCGTGGCTGTGGTGGAACGACCCCCACGATTTTGAGCGCTACGAGGCGCTGCCCGAAGTGACCGTGCTGACCGGCTGGGTCGGCGAGGAGCTGGTCAGCTACGCGTCGTCAACGGTCCGGGGCGCGCGCGGCCACCTGGACCGCCTAGCAGTGCGCCGCGCCGACCAAGGCCGCGGCTTCGGGCGCGCCATGCTGCTGGGGGCGCTCGCCGACCTCGCGGCGCGCGGGGCACGGGAAGTGGCGCTGACAACCCAAGTGACCAATCGCGTCGCCCAAGCTCTCTACCGTTCGGTCGGCTTCCGGCAGACTGATGAGGTTGAGACCATTCTCGGCCGCTGGACGAACCGACCGTCGATCGAGCGTTCCCCGATCACGGCGCAGCCCGGCTGA
- the rfbD gene encoding dTDP-4-dehydrorhamnose reductase: MRVAVTGGKGQLGRQVCRAFAEAGWQVLDPLLDRPAHDIADLAVAGTIAAMRPDLVVHCAAMTDVDGCARDPDAALRVNALGTRNVALGARRAGAAMVAISTNEVFSGTADAPYDEWSPVDPINPYGRSKAIGEAFVRQLVPESYIVRTAWLFGPGGNNFVTKMIARAKAGPLTVVCDEIGSPTYAPDLADALVALVRTGAYGTYHLVNEGVASRLEFAEAIFALAGIRAEVTPTTLAQWSRPSRVPPYTPLRNVAGAALGIRLRPWREALAVYLAVEAA, from the coding sequence ATGCGGGTCGCAGTGACAGGAGGGAAAGGCCAGCTCGGGCGCCAGGTCTGTCGTGCCTTCGCCGAAGCGGGTTGGCAGGTGCTCGACCCCTTGCTTGACCGCCCTGCCCATGACATCGCGGACCTCGCGGTCGCCGGCACGATCGCCGCGATGCGCCCTGATCTCGTTGTCCACTGCGCCGCGATGACCGACGTCGATGGGTGCGCCCGGGACCCCGACGCTGCTCTGCGGGTGAATGCGCTCGGCACGCGCAATGTGGCGCTCGGAGCGCGCCGCGCCGGCGCAGCGATGGTGGCCATCTCCACCAACGAGGTGTTTTCTGGCACCGCTGACGCGCCCTACGACGAGTGGAGCCCTGTCGACCCGATCAATCCGTATGGCCGCTCGAAGGCGATCGGCGAGGCCTTCGTTCGCCAGCTCGTCCCCGAGTCCTACATCGTTCGCACGGCGTGGCTGTTCGGCCCGGGCGGGAACAACTTCGTCACCAAAATGATCGCGCGCGCCAAAGCCGGCCCGCTCACTGTCGTTTGCGATGAGATCGGCTCCCCGACCTACGCGCCTGATCTCGCGGACGCGCTCGTGGCGCTCGTTCGGACGGGTGCCTACGGCACATACCATCTCGTCAACGAGGGGGTTGCCAGTCGGCTTGAGTTTGCGGAGGCGATTTTCGCGCTCGCCGGGATCAGGGCAGAAGTGACGCCGACGACCTTGGCCCAGTGGTCGCGGCCGTCCCGCGTTCCTCCCTACACCCCGCTCCGCAATGTCGCCGGCGCTGCGCTCGGCATCCGCCTGCGGCCGTGGCGCGAGGCGCTCGCGGTGTATCTGGCTGTCGAGGCGGCGTGA
- a CDS encoding MBL fold metallo-hydrolase has product MEYVTPRTDTLTAVPSRLPPGQLSAKVLASGSSGNCLLVQSATTTLLVDLGITARTAASTLAGRGVPPEAVDAILLSHEHSDHVIGVGAFSRRYGTPVIAAPKTLDAAEAMVGAFRRQPLALGSTVTVGDCDVSSFPVPHDAAAPSGFLIRSGGWTIVYCVDLGTASETLHEPLAAADLLILEANHDYDTLRTGPYAESLKARLLSPLGHLSNLEAARLIVGSANGRPRTVWLAHLSAINNSPRLAKRIVGSILRREGITGVRLEVAARDTPSLFWSSETVGWQLALPT; this is encoded by the coding sequence ATGGAGTACGTGACGCCCCGCACCGATACGCTCACCGCCGTTCCCTCCCGTCTCCCGCCGGGCCAGCTGAGCGCGAAGGTCTTGGCCTCCGGGTCGAGCGGCAACTGTCTGCTGGTTCAATCGGCGACGACGACCCTCCTCGTTGACCTCGGCATTACGGCGCGGACAGCGGCGAGCACGCTTGCGGGCCGCGGCGTTCCGCCTGAGGCGGTAGATGCCATCCTGCTCAGCCATGAACATAGCGACCACGTGATTGGGGTGGGAGCCTTCTCCCGCAGATACGGCACGCCAGTGATCGCCGCCCCGAAGACGCTCGACGCCGCCGAAGCGATGGTCGGGGCCTTCCGGCGCCAGCCGCTCGCGCTCGGCTCCACGGTAACCGTGGGGGACTGCGACGTCAGTTCGTTTCCAGTGCCGCACGATGCTGCCGCGCCCTCAGGCTTTCTCATCCGGTCGGGGGGCTGGACGATCGTCTACTGCGTCGACCTCGGCACGGCGTCCGAGACGCTCCACGAGCCGCTGGCGGCAGCTGACCTGCTCATCCTCGAGGCGAACCACGACTACGACACCTTGCGCACCGGCCCCTACGCGGAGTCGCTAAAGGCGCGCCTCCTTTCTCCGCTCGGCCATCTTTCGAACCTCGAAGCGGCCCGGCTGATCGTCGGATCGGCGAACGGGCGGCCGCGCACAGTCTGGCTGGCGCATCTCTCGGCGATCAATAACTCGCCGCGGCTTGCCAAGCGCATTGTCGGCAGCATCCTGCGCCGCGAAGGTATCACCGGCGTCCGCTTGGAGGTGGCCGCCCGCGACACCCCGAGCCTCTTCTGGTCGAGCGAGACCGTCGGCTGGCAGCTCGCCTTGCCGACCTAG